A single window of Gossypium arboreum isolate Shixiya-1 chromosome 13, ASM2569848v2, whole genome shotgun sequence DNA harbors:
- the LOC108489976 gene encoding elongation factor 1-beta 2-like, producing the protein MAITFSDLHTESGLKSLNDFLTGKSYISGDKLTKDDIKVYAAVLKNPGDSFPNVSQWYNCVSSHLASSFPGKAVGVSLGGKADPAQSAEAKSPAADDDNDDLDLFGDETEEDKKAAEEREAAKKSAKKKESGKSSVLMDVKPWDDETDMKKLEEAVRSVEMPGLLWGASKLVAVGYGIKKLQIMLTIVDDLVSVDTLIEEHLTVEPRNEYIQSCDIVAFNKI; encoded by the exons ATGGCCATCACTTTCTCAGATCTCCACACGGAATCTGGCCTTAAATCCCTTAATGACTTCCTCACCGGCAAATCTTACATCTCTGG GGATAAGCTGACTAAGGATGACATAAAAGTTTATGCTGCTGTTTTGAAAAATCCTGGTGATTCATTTCCCAATGTGAGCCAATGGTATAATTGTGTGTCTTCCCATCTCGCTTCTAG CTTCCCTGGGAAAGCTGTTGGCGTTTCACTTGGTGGCAAAGCTGATCCAGCTCAATCTGCTGAAGCTAAG TCTCCTGCTGCGGACGATGACAATGATGACTTGGATCTGTTTGGCGATGAAACGGAGGAGGATAAGAAGGCAGCAGAGGAAAGAGAAGCAGCTAAAAAGTCTGCTAAGAAGAAAGAGA gtGGAAAATCTTCAGTACTGATGGATGTTAAACCATGGGATGACGAGACCGACATGAAGAAGTTGGAAGAAGCCGTTCGATCTGTTGAAATGCCTGGACTTTTATGGGGAGCAT CAAAATTGGTTGCGGTCGGATATGGGATTAAGAAGCTCCAGATCATGCTTACAATAGTTGACGATCTTGTTTCTGTTGATACCCTTATCGAAGAACACTTGACAGTCGAGCCTCGCAATGAATATATTCAGAGTTGTGACATCGTTGCATTCAACAAAATTTAG
- the LOC108452935 gene encoding NADH dehydrogenase [ubiquinone] 1 alpha subcomplex subunit 2-like produces MAWRNQLSRNLKELRILFCQTSPASAPARSFVEKNYKDLKTLNPKLSILIRECRGIEPQMWARYDMGVEKGIRLEGLSEPQILKALEDLAKAGASTKA; encoded by the exons ATGGCGTGGAGGAACCAATTATCTCGAAATCTCAAAGAACTACGGATTCTGTTTTGCCAAACATCTCCTGCCAGTGCCCCCGCTAG ATCGTTCGTGGAGAAGAATTACAAAGATCTCAAGACTTTAAACCCTAAGCTTTCAATCCTCATCCGTGAATGCCGTGGGATTGAGCCCCAAATGTGGGCTAGATATG ATATGGGTGTCGAGAAGGGCATTCGCTTGGAAGGTTTGAGCGAGCCACAGATTTTGAAAGCACTAGAAGACCTTGCCAAAGCAGGGGCATCGACCAAAGCCTAA